In a single window of the Terriglobus roseus genome:
- a CDS encoding trypsin-like serine peptidase gives MRERRTGKRTPLAWADEMYFVDASRALRVQPFPHTQKRWTCAFRRILSDGGAVVRFEIGFHIPPSSVDPPTPLLETIGKILDLPCTVRGEKTAIKLLLVGKRLATLYAKSTAPRGTELRGDEVVAGQPTVLVQLDDLDRPGMPRFVDFDSDHLAFLKTTRNGIPMNVWMTNSGFGDPRNTRAALLRLSAEHQSLKYVLRDITSGNVVLEGETPQTAALQTYLNNASRTLSKESRFGIDQTALIGLTQKYETLCGGAELQMLRNNLDQIRPQIRTKVMVLVNAANSNQAPLNSNGPEFQWQGGFDQVELQAFLRSPRPLINVAWMADVTARLCPAVCRIDFPAIGRKATGFLVAKDLILTNWHVIEEFPGDPRDANLAGMELCFTQSSQPTRVFKLVRNSPGQALIKGSAVAQQDYVLLRVSEDVAAVLGVTPFGCKANSQPVVRQPIHMIQHPGGGALQISVDEDGVTGIYPDSGKVQYISTAHAGSSGSPCIDGNKDLVAIHHAEVQRAFGAIREGILLSSIFPDISPYL, from the coding sequence GTGCGCGAGCGCAGAACGGGTAAACGAACGCCACTGGCATGGGCGGATGAGATGTACTTCGTCGATGCCTCACGCGCTCTTCGTGTTCAACCGTTTCCACACACTCAAAAGCGATGGACCTGCGCGTTTCGCCGTATCCTCAGCGATGGCGGAGCAGTCGTCCGCTTTGAGATCGGCTTTCATATTCCGCCAAGCAGCGTTGACCCGCCAACTCCGCTGCTTGAGACCATCGGCAAGATCCTTGACCTGCCCTGTACGGTTCGCGGTGAGAAGACCGCGATCAAGCTTCTCCTTGTGGGGAAGAGGCTCGCCACGCTCTACGCGAAGTCAACGGCACCTCGCGGAACAGAACTTAGAGGTGACGAGGTTGTCGCGGGACAGCCGACTGTTCTTGTCCAATTAGACGATCTTGATCGACCGGGCATGCCAAGGTTTGTCGACTTCGATAGCGACCATCTTGCCTTCCTAAAGACCACGCGGAATGGCATCCCGATGAATGTGTGGATGACTAATTCAGGTTTCGGTGATCCTCGGAACACTCGCGCCGCCCTGTTGCGCCTGAGTGCGGAACATCAATCGTTGAAGTACGTTCTTCGGGATATCACCAGCGGCAACGTTGTGCTGGAGGGCGAAACCCCGCAAACAGCGGCACTACAGACATACCTGAACAATGCGAGCCGCACACTCAGTAAGGAGAGCCGCTTCGGCATTGACCAGACTGCCCTCATCGGACTCACGCAAAAATACGAAACGCTATGCGGTGGCGCGGAACTCCAGATGTTACGAAATAACCTCGACCAGATCCGTCCGCAGATCAGGACGAAAGTAATGGTTCTGGTGAACGCTGCCAACAGCAATCAAGCGCCGTTGAATTCCAACGGTCCCGAGTTCCAGTGGCAGGGAGGCTTTGACCAAGTTGAACTGCAGGCATTCTTACGGAGTCCACGGCCCCTCATCAACGTAGCGTGGATGGCCGACGTAACGGCTCGACTTTGCCCGGCGGTGTGCCGAATTGATTTCCCTGCGATCGGTCGGAAAGCCACTGGCTTTCTTGTCGCGAAAGACCTCATCCTGACGAACTGGCATGTGATCGAAGAGTTTCCCGGCGACCCACGCGACGCAAACCTGGCCGGCATGGAACTCTGCTTCACACAAAGCTCGCAGCCCACCCGCGTCTTCAAGCTTGTAAGGAACAGCCCGGGACAGGCTCTTATCAAGGGCAGCGCCGTCGCCCAACAGGATTACGTTCTGCTGCGGGTCAGCGAGGACGTGGCTGCCGTGCTGGGCGTGACGCCCTTCGGCTGCAAGGCAAACTCTCAGCCAGTGGTTCGCCAGCCGATCCACATGATCCAGCACCCGGGTGGCGGTGCCTTGCAGATCTCAGTGGATGAGGACGGCGTGACAGGCATCTACCCGGATTCCGGCAAGGTTCAATACATCTCGACGGCCCATGCGGGCTCCAGCGGATCGCCCTGTATCGATGGCAACAAAGACCTGGTAGCAATCCATCATGCGGAGGTTCAGCGTGCATTCGGCGCAATCCGCGAAGGCATTTTATTGAGTTCGATCTTCCCGGATA
- a CDS encoding fumarylacetoacetate hydrolase family protein, whose translation MKLFRYGPTGGERPGLVAADGTLRDLSGIVPDIAGATLLPESLAMIAALDHKALPAAPEGTRIGACVGGVGKVICIGLNYADHAAEAGASVPVEPIVFMKATSALCGPNDGIIIPKNSQKTDWEVELAVVIGREARYVDEASAMDHVAGYCVTNDVSERAFQMEGTGQWVKGKSADSFGPIGPWMVTKDEVPDPQNLRLWLEVDGHRYQDGSTKTMVFGVAYLVAYLSKFMTLQPGDIISTGTPPGVGLGQKPPVYLKPGQVVRLGIDGLGEQTQKVVAYESTL comes from the coding sequence GTGAAACTGTTTCGATATGGACCAACAGGCGGGGAGCGACCCGGTTTAGTGGCTGCCGACGGCACTCTCCGCGACCTGTCCGGCATCGTGCCGGACATCGCCGGCGCCACCCTCCTGCCGGAGTCGCTGGCAATGATCGCCGCTCTGGATCACAAGGCCCTGCCTGCCGCCCCGGAAGGCACGCGCATCGGCGCGTGTGTCGGCGGTGTGGGCAAGGTGATCTGCATCGGCCTGAACTATGCCGACCATGCCGCAGAGGCTGGTGCGTCCGTGCCGGTGGAGCCCATCGTCTTTATGAAGGCCACCTCCGCACTCTGCGGCCCGAACGACGGCATCATCATCCCGAAGAACTCCCAGAAGACCGACTGGGAGGTGGAACTGGCCGTAGTCATCGGTCGCGAAGCGCGCTACGTGGATGAGGCCAGTGCCATGGACCACGTGGCAGGCTATTGCGTGACCAATGACGTCTCCGAGCGTGCCTTCCAGATGGAGGGTACGGGCCAGTGGGTCAAGGGTAAGAGCGCGGACAGCTTCGGCCCGATCGGACCATGGATGGTCACGAAGGACGAGGTGCCTGACCCGCAGAATCTGCGACTGTGGCTGGAAGTCGATGGCCACCGCTATCAGGACGGATCCACGAAGACGATGGTCTTCGGCGTCGCCTATCTCGTCGCCTATCTCAGCAAGTTCATGACGCTGCAGCCCGGCGATATCATCAGCACCGGCACACCGCCGGGTGTAGGCCTGGGCCAGAAGCCACCTGTCTACCTGAAGCCCGGGCAGGTCGTCCGCCTCGGCATCGATGGTCTCGGCGAGCAGACGCAGAAGGTTGTCGCCTACGAAAGCACTCTCTAA